One Calderihabitans maritimus genomic window, CCGAAGCTATATTGGAAGCGAAAAAAATCAGTCCCAATATAGCACTTATTATATTTGACAACATGCTTTATGAGAAAAGAGATTTATCAGCACTATTTAACATCAATTTGAAAACCTTCTATATTAAAAGAGAGGAACAGGCCGTAGATGCTATAAGGAGGGCCGTAAATGAAGGTTATGAAGTTATGGTAGGCGGTGTGATAGCAAACAAAGTATCACAGCAGATGGGTATTCACAGCATTTTGATATCTTCTGGAAAGGATTCAATCTATCGCGCTGTTAGACAGGCTCAGGACATTTTATACTACAGAAAAGATGTTTTAAAGCAAATGAAATTGGTTGAAACGGTTATGGAAAACACACCTATAGGTATTATTACTACCGACAGATCCGGGAGAATTAAAATGATCAATTTTCCTGCCCTAGATATTATTAAAATGCCCCGGGAACACGTTTTAGGTCAGGACATAAGAAAGATTATACCTGAATTAAGCCCTGACAGAAAAACAAATGATTTTATCAAGGACTTTAATGGGCATAAAATTATGGTGAATTTGAAACCTATAGATATCGTGTCATCAAATATAGGCACCATTATCACTATGGAAGAAATCAGTACAATAAATAAAAAAGAAAAGTATATCAGAAGTGCTTTTATCAAAAAAGGCCATGTGGTGCGTATTCCGGTCAAATTGGATACCGATTCCGGTTCAAACTGGACGGCTAGTCCGGTTTAAACTGGACGCTCG contains:
- a CDS encoding sigma-54-dependent Fis family transcriptional regulator encodes the protein MTQIGIIAPYRKMYYEALDIREELKGEIDVRIGLLSNAVDVAKDMIKNGVQVLISRGGTLKYIRQEFSNIPLVEIEISSYDIAEAILEAKKISPNIALIIFDNMLYEKRDLSALFNINLKTFYIKREEQAVDAIRRAVNEGYEVMVGGVIANKVSQQMGIHSILISSGKDSIYRAVRQAQDILYYRKDVLKQMKLVETVMENTPIGIITTDRSGRIKMINFPALDIIKMPREHVLGQDIRKIIPELSPDRKTNDFIKDFNGHKIMVNLKPIDIVSSNIGTIITMEEISTINKKEKYIRSAFIKKGHVVRIPVKLDTDSGSNWTASPV